One stretch of Hydrogenovibrio kuenenii DSM 12350 DNA includes these proteins:
- a CDS encoding AAA family ATPase: MSTLNDFKNLKTHLQKVIVGQESLLERLMIAMLTGGHLLLEGPPGLAKTTAVKTLAEAVKASFQRIQFTPDLMPGDVMGSDILDPQSGQLNFVKGPIFNEIVLADEINRAPPKVQSALLEAMAEKQVTAGGKTRILPDLFIVMATQNPLEQSGTYPLPEAQLDRFMLHVVLDYPTDEEELAILRLDRAHHFGEDKEQLDAFLTPEMVLSARHKISEQYVSPEVEKYMVDLTAATRHLDKYDASLAGIVEIGASPRATLSLLHSASAYAWLQGRDFVTPDDAIVMLPDILRHRIRVSFSGRAQQWTEDSVITEIIKRVPVPMSQASESVAQTAVQ, encoded by the coding sequence ATGTCCACTCTAAACGATTTTAAAAATTTAAAAACGCATTTACAGAAGGTAATCGTAGGGCAAGAGTCATTACTGGAACGTTTAATGATTGCGATGCTGACAGGTGGACATTTGTTGTTGGAAGGGCCTCCAGGTCTGGCCAAAACCACTGCAGTAAAAACGTTGGCTGAAGCCGTAAAAGCAAGCTTTCAACGTATTCAGTTCACACCGGATTTAATGCCTGGGGATGTAATGGGGTCAGATATTCTCGATCCGCAATCTGGGCAATTGAACTTTGTAAAAGGACCGATTTTTAACGAAATCGTGCTGGCAGATGAAATCAACCGTGCACCACCGAAAGTACAGTCGGCTTTGCTGGAAGCGATGGCAGAGAAACAAGTCACGGCTGGTGGTAAGACGCGAATTTTGCCGGATTTGTTTATTGTTATGGCAACGCAAAACCCTTTAGAACAAAGCGGAACCTATCCGCTACCAGAAGCGCAACTTGACCGTTTTATGTTGCATGTGGTGTTGGATTACCCAACGGATGAAGAAGAGTTGGCAATCTTGCGCCTTGATCGCGCGCATCACTTTGGTGAAGACAAAGAACAACTGGATGCTTTCTTAACGCCGGAGATGGTATTAAGTGCTCGTCATAAAATTTCAGAGCAATATGTGTCGCCAGAAGTTGAAAAATATATGGTGGACTTAACTGCCGCAACCCGTCATCTTGATAAGTATGATGCTTCATTGGCTGGTATCGTTGAGATCGGTGCATCACCTCGTGCAACCTTGTCGCTTTTGCACAGTGCGAGTGCTTATGCTTGGTTGCAAGGGCGTGACTTTGTGACACCGGATGATGCCATTGTCATGCTGCCGGATATTTTAAGACATCGTATTCGTGTCAGCTTTTCTGGCCGTGCGCAACAGTGGACGGAAGATTCGGTGATTACCGAAATCATTAAACGTGTTCCGGTGCCTATGTCTCAAGCTTCTGAGTCAGTAGCGCAAACTGCTGTTCAATAA
- a CDS encoding VWA domain-containing protein, giving the protein MEQLLMQHLNNIWAFILPEGWQWRDAQTLWFVLIPVIWWLVVYLIKKRQVAHYADADLLPWVKADAATHRGSASSVDIEGTNTRPQPGRFLWRLVKRILGAFVSPTALLSFAWVALIIALAGPRSAIPSPNESSRAGVDILIGLDVSRSMLVQDMGGNRFIFSRALIESLLNRLEPNDRVGLMVYAGKPHLVSPLTFDRDLFKHYLSLVRPGMLPTRGSQIYPALNFGLKHLQQTAGKAQILLMLTNGEPAEYESQTLPQSLAKRGLTQTPGVKQDKKDDSSAKVILVGVGKNAASRVPEFTDPTGYLHAYGRLVTSRLEAGFLKKLAGQINGQYLQASNQGSFLQKLLDSVTEEAQKRTIVSSTPIWQDHAWPFMVAAFILLILAFYPIRLRPSEMSGSLGLLAIALVSAGLTGLPTPSQAADEVDSAQQSSAELSASQRISRQQQAFQAFQTKKFELSEQLYDGLNQYTGWFGAGDAAYRAGDYESAVLYFTQAAVAGHNDKERAHALFNLGNTFFESNLMPQAIEAYTQALVYVPDYDKAKHNLELAKKMQRQKKKGKQKNQEKGDGKGAGSQSRDAEGSFYGGQKPNSEPGKGVSGDSEDGEKQAKDFVLPDEEDRTDFRLKSEGRLQANGKANDVANAIIDQQKRRQTIEKFEQKMKQVQDKQSALLKRLFEREEGFQAEQEQAHDLPGVKPW; this is encoded by the coding sequence ATGGAACAACTATTGATGCAGCATTTAAATAATATCTGGGCATTTATTTTGCCGGAAGGTTGGCAGTGGCGAGATGCACAAACTTTGTGGTTTGTATTGATTCCTGTTATTTGGTGGTTGGTTGTCTACCTGATTAAAAAACGCCAAGTAGCACACTATGCCGATGCAGATTTATTGCCTTGGGTAAAAGCTGATGCAGCAACTCATCGTGGATCAGCATCATCCGTTGATATTGAAGGCACTAATACAAGACCCCAGCCTGGCAGATTTTTATGGCGTCTGGTAAAACGAATCTTAGGCGCATTTGTGTCACCAACGGCATTGCTTTCTTTTGCTTGGGTGGCGCTGATTATTGCATTGGCAGGGCCAAGAAGTGCGATTCCATCGCCCAATGAGTCGTCACGAGCAGGTGTAGACATTTTGATAGGTTTGGATGTGTCGCGTTCCATGCTGGTTCAAGATATGGGCGGTAACCGTTTTATTTTTAGTCGTGCGCTAATCGAGTCTTTATTAAACAGGCTTGAACCAAACGATCGTGTCGGTCTGATGGTTTATGCCGGTAAACCGCATTTAGTTTCTCCTTTAACTTTCGATAGAGATTTGTTTAAACATTATCTGAGTTTGGTGCGCCCAGGCATGCTACCAACCAGAGGATCTCAAATTTATCCTGCACTGAATTTCGGCTTGAAGCATTTGCAACAAACCGCTGGTAAAGCACAAATTTTACTGATGCTGACAAATGGTGAACCCGCTGAATATGAATCGCAAACTTTACCGCAGAGTCTGGCTAAAAGAGGACTGACCCAAACGCCTGGTGTTAAACAGGATAAAAAGGATGATTCGTCTGCTAAGGTGATTCTTGTTGGAGTTGGAAAAAACGCCGCAAGTCGTGTTCCAGAGTTTACCGATCCAACTGGCTATTTGCATGCCTATGGTCGCCTGGTGACGTCACGACTTGAAGCAGGTTTTTTGAAAAAATTGGCGGGTCAAATCAACGGTCAATATCTTCAGGCAAGTAATCAGGGTTCCTTTTTGCAGAAACTTTTGGACTCTGTGACGGAAGAAGCACAGAAACGCACTATTGTCTCTTCAACACCTATTTGGCAAGACCATGCTTGGCCATTTATGGTAGCGGCATTTATTTTATTGATTTTGGCATTTTATCCCATTCGATTACGCCCTTCCGAGATGTCCGGTTCACTTGGATTACTTGCTATTGCGTTAGTTTCAGCAGGTTTAACTGGGTTACCAACGCCTTCTCAAGCAGCAGATGAAGTTGATAGCGCTCAGCAGTCTTCGGCAGAGTTAAGCGCAAGTCAGCGTATCTCAAGACAACAGCAGGCTTTTCAAGCTTTTCAGACTAAAAAGTTTGAATTATCCGAGCAGCTTTATGATGGTTTAAACCAATATACGGGTTGGTTTGGCGCAGGTGATGCAGCTTACCGTGCCGGAGATTATGAGTCGGCAGTGCTCTACTTTACACAAGCTGCAGTAGCCGGCCACAACGACAAAGAACGCGCCCATGCGTTGTTTAACCTAGGAAATACTTTTTTCGAATCCAATTTGATGCCTCAAGCGATAGAAGCCTATACGCAGGCATTGGTGTATGTGCCTGATTACGATAAAGCCAAGCATAATTTAGAGTTGGCGAAAAAAATGCAGCGTCAGAAAAAGAAAGGAAAGCAGAAAAACCAAGAAAAAGGTGATGGTAAGGGTGCAGGAAGCCAGTCCCGTGATGCTGAAGGCAGTTTTTATGGCGGACAAAAGCCTAATAGCGAACCTGGCAAAGGCGTATCGGGCGACTCGGAAGATGGTGAAAAGCAGGCAAAAGATTTTGTATTGCCTGACGAAGAAGATCGTACCGACTTTCGTTTGAAATCTGAAGGCCGATTACAAGCAAATGGCAAAGCTAATGATGTTGCTAATGCGATTATTGATCAGCAGAAACGCAGACAAACTATTGAGAAATTTGAACAGAAAATGAAGCAAGTTCAGGACAAGCAATCCGCCTTATTAAAGCGCTTATTTGAGCGTGAAGAAGGATTCCAAGCAGAGCAGGAGCAAGCGCACGACTTGCCTGGAGTGAAGCCATGGTAG
- a CDS encoding DUF4381 domain-containing protein → MLYSSLSLAAQVASPSAENVATSQEPATQLIDIELPPQPGTNWWLGLEIGLAIVAVIVLLALLYWLRNRYWRSFHLRWQLKSMSKQWASLSTNNSREEALKLYQIFDNAQRHQLLLEKDAIVLKETLEPMCFSQNNASRETLVSALSTLKQALADYEKHKLKSLPGNLAQRLRKAVHYGMTRLQQSKTHRGQNHG, encoded by the coding sequence ATGCTTTATTCTTCTCTAAGCTTAGCGGCACAAGTTGCTTCACCTAGTGCTGAAAATGTTGCTACAAGTCAGGAACCCGCTACACAGTTGATTGATATTGAATTGCCACCCCAGCCTGGCACAAATTGGTGGCTTGGCTTGGAAATTGGTTTGGCGATAGTTGCCGTTATTGTGTTGTTAGCATTGCTCTATTGGTTGCGAAACCGCTACTGGCGTAGTTTTCATTTACGTTGGCAGTTAAAGAGCATGAGTAAACAGTGGGCTTCACTTTCAACGAATAATAGCCGTGAAGAAGCGCTTAAGCTATATCAGATTTTTGATAATGCCCAGCGTCATCAATTGTTATTGGAAAAGGATGCCATTGTCCTCAAAGAAACCTTAGAGCCTATGTGCTTTAGTCAAAATAATGCTTCACGTGAAACATTGGTTTCAGCCTTGTCGACATTAAAGCAAGCGCTTGCTGATTATGAAAAACACAAACTCAAATCCCTGCCTGGAAACTTAGCTCAAAGGTTGCGCAAAGCTGTTCATTACGGAATGACACGCTTGCAACAATCCAAAACCCACAGAGGGCAGAACCATGGTTAA
- a CDS encoding DUF58 domain-containing protein, protein MSSKSVLSQLSGWLYKLFKPVQPDALVVKQPILSQQAINQLGESLSQMVPKATLNPKASESLKQGEQGSRFLGSGMEYEESRLYQPGDEVRRINWRLMARTGQAYTKLFQEERQESWTLLVDQRQSMRFGTQQRLKVTQAVRVAGYYAWQAQTAGLPIDAIRLSENVKSTPIFEGRSSFEQLMEFLSIPQPPMTVQKEPRLHDELLECQKRLQVGSRLIIISDFQDLDDATLNVMAALQQKVMLKAVLVYDAVEKHLPAISGLKLKGLSGRTQAHSLTHQDYQAYETWAQQYFETLRQKLSNVGVTLIEISTQDDLLKLHNQPGSAQTAGAA, encoded by the coding sequence ATGTCATCAAAGTCGGTGTTATCACAGCTTAGTGGGTGGTTGTACAAGCTTTTCAAGCCTGTACAGCCGGACGCTTTGGTGGTCAAACAGCCGATTTTGTCGCAACAAGCGATTAACCAATTAGGTGAGAGCTTGTCACAGATGGTGCCGAAAGCCACGTTAAACCCAAAAGCCAGTGAGTCCTTAAAGCAAGGTGAGCAAGGCAGTCGTTTTCTTGGGTCTGGTATGGAGTACGAAGAAAGCCGCTTGTATCAGCCGGGCGATGAAGTGCGTCGTATTAACTGGCGCTTGATGGCACGAACCGGGCAAGCCTACACCAAACTGTTTCAGGAAGAGCGTCAAGAAAGCTGGACCTTGTTGGTGGATCAGCGCCAATCCATGCGCTTCGGTACTCAGCAACGATTGAAAGTGACTCAAGCCGTTCGTGTTGCCGGCTATTATGCTTGGCAAGCACAAACAGCAGGTTTGCCGATAGATGCGATTCGTTTGTCGGAAAACGTTAAATCCACTCCTATTTTTGAAGGCCGTAGTAGTTTTGAGCAATTGATGGAGTTTTTGTCGATTCCACAACCGCCAATGACAGTGCAAAAAGAACCGCGCTTGCATGATGAGTTATTGGAGTGCCAAAAACGTCTACAAGTAGGGTCAAGGTTAATTATTATCAGCGACTTTCAGGATTTGGATGATGCGACTTTGAATGTGATGGCAGCGTTACAACAAAAAGTCATGCTAAAAGCTGTGTTGGTCTATGACGCAGTGGAAAAACATCTGCCAGCTATTTCTGGTCTCAAGTTAAAGGGTTTAAGCGGGCGAACGCAAGCACACAGCTTGACCCACCAAGATTACCAAGCCTATGAAACCTGGGCGCAACAATACTTTGAGACTTTGCGTCAAAAATTATCCAATGTTGGCGTCACTCTTATCGAAATCTCGACACAGGACGATTTGCTGAAATTGCATAATCAACCCGGTTCTGCTCAGACGGCGGGGGCGGCTTAA
- a CDS encoding vWA domain-containing protein produces MVNGGLSWQVFWQELPNWPSWVFEHPAAMALIGLAPLLTLLFWGVSKTVKRFTGRSDWDSAAEMKSMSFRHPLIDRMHWIAQPQAKSSFWRWILQGLRWSILALLAIALASPVKEVPLPPEPQTKTVRDLVFVVETSASFLLPDYQMNGQPTTRMDVVKSVLDQFVSGLQGNRFSFIVYAENAFTLMPLTTDAVTARLMLKRLRPYLAGRTDEAAGEALGLGLQQTEKSTKTTQKRVVIFISDGQSRASRVPLEDAVTYAQGLNVPIYTIGIGAGSKQADKRVFTGLLYQPLKSGMLRHLAAETGGRYYQVNGEASLQKVLQAIDQTEGAQLETPQKKTAKIELYPYFVALALMIFVLYFSLVQLLARRLQTEEAA; encoded by the coding sequence ATGGTTAATGGTGGATTGAGTTGGCAAGTATTTTGGCAAGAGCTACCAAATTGGCCGAGTTGGGTGTTTGAACATCCCGCTGCGATGGCATTGATTGGTTTGGCGCCGCTTTTAACGCTGTTGTTTTGGGGGGTGTCGAAAACTGTGAAACGTTTTACTGGACGAAGCGATTGGGATTCGGCAGCAGAAATGAAGTCTATGTCTTTTCGACATCCATTGATTGATCGGATGCATTGGATTGCGCAACCACAAGCAAAATCGAGTTTTTGGCGTTGGATATTGCAGGGACTGCGTTGGTCAATACTGGCTTTATTGGCGATTGCTTTGGCAAGTCCAGTTAAAGAAGTGCCTTTACCGCCTGAACCTCAAACCAAAACAGTGCGAGATTTGGTATTTGTTGTCGAAACCTCTGCTAGCTTTCTCTTGCCGGATTATCAAATGAACGGTCAGCCAACCACGCGTATGGATGTGGTGAAATCGGTACTGGATCAATTTGTCTCTGGTTTACAGGGGAATCGCTTCAGTTTCATTGTCTATGCTGAAAATGCTTTTACGCTTATGCCATTAACCACCGATGCTGTTACTGCAAGACTGATGTTAAAAAGACTTAGACCTTACTTAGCGGGTCGTACCGATGAAGCAGCCGGTGAAGCGTTAGGCCTAGGTTTGCAACAAACGGAAAAAAGTACCAAAACCACACAAAAGCGGGTGGTAATTTTTATCTCGGACGGACAGTCTCGCGCCAGCCGTGTTCCTTTGGAAGATGCGGTTACTTATGCGCAAGGCTTAAATGTTCCTATTTATACCATTGGGATTGGAGCAGGAAGTAAGCAAGCCGATAAACGTGTATTTACCGGGTTGCTTTATCAACCATTAAAAAGCGGTATGCTGCGACATTTAGCCGCCGAAACGGGTGGGCGTTATTATCAGGTGAACGGCGAGGCGAGTTTGCAAAAAGTGTTGCAAGCGATCGACCAAACCGAAGGCGCACAATTGGAAACGCCGCAAAAGAAAACTGCAAAAATTGAACTATATCCTTACTTTGTTGCTTTGGCATTAATGATATTCGTGCTGTATTTCAGTTTGGTTCAACTGCTGGCGAGACGCCTCCAAACAGAGGAAGCGGCTTGA